A single Xiphias gladius isolate SHS-SW01 ecotype Sanya breed wild chromosome 18, ASM1685928v1, whole genome shotgun sequence DNA region contains:
- the icmt gene encoding protein-S-isoprenylcysteine O-methyltransferase isoform X2: protein MAGSKLVLEGRVSVKGFILGLSVVVIPLIRTWFGHLDWVFDYLTETPGKIAICIHIAVINGLLLIIYRGPLYKVAVRACFLGVTFGCGLIISFSENTWTHFGCLSLDSFLLNHSMEYTLAAVSSWVEFTVEKLTVPELKQQSLLSFVGLLMVLCGEGLRKAAMLTAGSNFNHIVQNEKAQSHVLVTGGVYSYFRHPSYVGWFYWSIGTQVMLCNPVCILGYSIASWRFFRERIEEEELSLIHFFAEDYVEYKKKVPTGLPFISGIRVN, encoded by the exons ATGGCAGGCAGTAAGTTGGTACTAGAAGGAAGAGTAAGTGTAAAAGGCTTTATTTTAGGGCTCAGCGTGGTTGTAATCCCATTGATCAGAACCTGGTTTGGACATCTTGACTGGGTCTTTGATTATCTGACGGAAACTCCTGGGAAAATAGCGATTTGCATCCACATTGCAGTTATCAACGGCCTCTTGCTAATCATATACAGGGGACCTCTATACAAG GTCGCTGTGAGAGCCTGCTTTTTGGGAGTTACTTTTGGCTGTGGCTTAATTATAAGCTTCTCTGAAAACACTTGGACACATTTTGGCTG CCTTTCACTGGACTCCTTCCTGCTCAACCATAGCATGGAGTACACCCTGGCTGCTGTCTCATCATGGGTGGAGTTCACTGTGGAGAAGCTGACAGTTCCAG AGCTGAAGCAGCAGAGCTTGTTGAGCTTTGTCGGTCTGCTCATGGTGCTGTGTGGTGAGGGCCTGCGTAAGGCGGCCATGTTAACTGCTGGCTCCAACTTCAACCATATCGTCCAGAATGAGAAGGCCCAAAGCCACGTGCTGGTCACTGGTGGGGTCTACTCCTACTTCAGACACCCCTCTTACGTGGGCTGGTTCTACTGGAGCATAGGAACACAG GTAATGCTGTGTAACCCGGTGTGTATATTGGGCTACTCAATAGCAAGCTGGCGATTCTTCCGGGAGCGGATCGAGGAGGAGGAgctctctctcattcatttctttgctGAGGACTATGTGGAGTACAAGAAGAAGGTTCCCACCGGGCTGCCTTTCATCTCAGGCATCCGAGTCAACTAG
- the icmt gene encoding protein-S-isoprenylcysteine O-methyltransferase isoform X1: MAGSKLVLEGRVSVKGFILGLSVVVIPLIRTWFGHLDWVFDYLTETPGKIAICIHIAVINGLLLIIYRGPLYKVAVRACFLGVTFGCGLIISFSENTWTHFGWYMCSLSFFHYSEYLVTAIINPRSLSLDSFLLNHSMEYTLAAVSSWVEFTVEKLTVPELKQQSLLSFVGLLMVLCGEGLRKAAMLTAGSNFNHIVQNEKAQSHVLVTGGVYSYFRHPSYVGWFYWSIGTQVMLCNPVCILGYSIASWRFFRERIEEEELSLIHFFAEDYVEYKKKVPTGLPFISGIRVN; encoded by the exons ATGGCAGGCAGTAAGTTGGTACTAGAAGGAAGAGTAAGTGTAAAAGGCTTTATTTTAGGGCTCAGCGTGGTTGTAATCCCATTGATCAGAACCTGGTTTGGACATCTTGACTGGGTCTTTGATTATCTGACGGAAACTCCTGGGAAAATAGCGATTTGCATCCACATTGCAGTTATCAACGGCCTCTTGCTAATCATATACAGGGGACCTCTATACAAG GTCGCTGTGAGAGCCTGCTTTTTGGGAGTTACTTTTGGCTGTGGCTTAATTATAAGCTTCTCTGAAAACACTTGGACACATTTTGGCTG GTATATGTGctctctttcattcttccaTTACTCTGAGTACCTGGTGACGGCCATCATCAACCCTCGCAGCCTTTCACTGGACTCCTTCCTGCTCAACCATAGCATGGAGTACACCCTGGCTGCTGTCTCATCATGGGTGGAGTTCACTGTGGAGAAGCTGACAGTTCCAG AGCTGAAGCAGCAGAGCTTGTTGAGCTTTGTCGGTCTGCTCATGGTGCTGTGTGGTGAGGGCCTGCGTAAGGCGGCCATGTTAACTGCTGGCTCCAACTTCAACCATATCGTCCAGAATGAGAAGGCCCAAAGCCACGTGCTGGTCACTGGTGGGGTCTACTCCTACTTCAGACACCCCTCTTACGTGGGCTGGTTCTACTGGAGCATAGGAACACAG GTAATGCTGTGTAACCCGGTGTGTATATTGGGCTACTCAATAGCAAGCTGGCGATTCTTCCGGGAGCGGATCGAGGAGGAGGAgctctctctcattcatttctttgctGAGGACTATGTGGAGTACAAGAAGAAGGTTCCCACCGGGCTGCCTTTCATCTCAGGCATCCGAGTCAACTAG